Proteins encoded in a region of the Azospirillum sp. TSH58 genome:
- the ade gene encoding adenine deaminase yields the protein MAVTRDDLKTRIGQALGETRADLVIKNTRFLNVVTGETAAGDIALCGDRIVGTYESYDGVEEIDGRGLTVVPGFIDTHVHCESTCVTPLEFDRCVLPRGTTTAICDPHEICNVLGEKGLRYFLDCAEGTALDLRVQLSSCVPATELETSGARLEAADLLRHKDHPKVLGLAEFMNFPGVFHKVDGVLDKLAAFDGRHIDGHAPLLSGRELNAYLSCGIRNCHETTSAPEAMEKLRKGMQVLIRDGSVSKDVHALAPVIQPETSPFLGFCTDDRNPLDIAEEGHMDHLIRSAIRLGAPLAHVYRAATWSAARGFGLFDRGLIAPGQRADLVLLDDLEDCAVNRVIRNGRVVTPETFAGRPAVSPVGLRSVKLQPVTAEDFAVPARGSVQSVIGVLPGKIITAHLRLEVPARNGRLVADPDRDILKICVFARHGTNQNVGRGFASGFHIREGALASSVGHDSHNICVVGASDEDMAIAVNRLIELQGGFVAVRNGKVVGELALPLAGLMSLEPFETVERHLRSLRASVKEMGCPLAEPFLQLAFLPLPVIPHLKITDRGLVDVDTFALVEA from the coding sequence ATGGCGGTCACCCGGGACGATCTGAAGACGCGCATCGGCCAGGCCCTGGGCGAGACGAGGGCCGATCTGGTCATCAAGAACACCCGTTTCCTCAACGTCGTCACCGGTGAGACCGCCGCGGGCGACATCGCCCTGTGCGGCGACCGGATCGTTGGCACCTACGAGTCCTACGACGGGGTGGAGGAGATCGACGGGCGCGGGCTGACCGTCGTGCCGGGCTTCATCGACACCCACGTCCATTGCGAATCCACCTGCGTCACGCCGTTGGAGTTCGACCGCTGCGTCCTGCCGCGCGGCACCACCACGGCCATCTGCGACCCGCACGAGATCTGCAACGTGCTGGGCGAGAAGGGGCTCCGCTACTTCCTCGACTGCGCCGAGGGGACGGCGCTGGACCTGCGGGTGCAGCTCTCCTCCTGCGTTCCGGCGACGGAACTGGAGACCTCCGGCGCGCGGCTGGAGGCGGCGGACCTGCTGCGCCACAAGGACCACCCGAAGGTGCTGGGGCTGGCGGAATTCATGAACTTCCCCGGCGTCTTCCACAAGGTGGACGGGGTTCTCGACAAGCTGGCCGCCTTCGACGGGCGCCACATCGACGGCCACGCCCCGCTGCTCAGCGGGCGGGAGCTGAACGCCTATCTGTCCTGCGGCATCCGCAACTGCCACGAGACGACCAGCGCCCCGGAGGCGATGGAGAAGCTGCGCAAGGGCATGCAGGTGCTGATCCGCGACGGGTCGGTGTCGAAGGACGTGCACGCGCTCGCCCCGGTGATCCAGCCGGAAACCTCGCCCTTCCTGGGCTTCTGCACCGACGACCGCAACCCCCTCGACATCGCCGAGGAGGGGCACATGGACCATCTGATCCGCAGCGCGATCCGGCTCGGCGCCCCGCTGGCCCATGTCTACCGCGCGGCCACATGGTCGGCGGCGCGCGGCTTCGGCCTGTTCGACCGCGGGCTGATCGCCCCGGGGCAGCGCGCCGACCTCGTCCTGCTGGACGATCTGGAGGACTGCGCGGTCAACCGGGTCATCCGCAACGGGCGCGTGGTGACGCCGGAGACCTTCGCCGGGCGACCGGCGGTCAGCCCGGTGGGCCTGCGCTCCGTCAAGTTGCAGCCGGTGACGGCGGAGGATTTCGCGGTGCCCGCCCGCGGCTCCGTCCAGTCGGTGATCGGGGTTCTGCCCGGCAAGATCATCACCGCCCATCTGCGGCTGGAGGTGCCGGCCAGGAACGGCAGGCTGGTGGCGGATCCCGACCGCGACATCCTGAAGATCTGCGTCTTCGCCCGCCACGGCACCAACCAGAATGTCGGGCGCGGCTTCGCCAGCGGCTTCCACATCCGCGAGGGCGCGCTGGCTTCCTCGGTCGGGCACGACAGCCACAACATCTGCGTGGTCGGCGCGTCGGACGAGGACATGGCCATCGCCGTCAACCGCTTGATCGAGTTGCAGGGCGGCTTCGTCGCGGTTCGCAATGGCAAGGTGGTCGGTGAACTGGCCCTGCCGCTGGCCGGGTTGATGAGCCTGGAGCCCTTCGAGACGGTGGAGCGTCATCTGCGCAGCCTGCGCGCGTCGGTGAAGGAGATGGGCTGCCCGCTGGCCGAGCCCTTCCTGCAACTGGCCTTCCTGCCGCTGCCGGTGATTCCCCACCTGAAGATCACCGACCGCGGGCTGGTGGATGTCGACACATTCGCACTGGTGGAAGCGTGA